The following are from one region of the Nicotiana tabacum cultivar K326 chromosome 3, ASM71507v2, whole genome shotgun sequence genome:
- the LOC107765097 gene encoding dof zinc finger protein DOF1.4-like → MIQELFAGNTTLIGGGGENISKQSNTPSSSPLSSTSNSSTLTTNIPAAANASSSSNSESIRCPRCDSPNTKFCYYNNYNLTQPRHFCKTCRRYWTKGGALRNVPIGGGCRKNKNTNMSTTSAAKSSAAKLKASLPSFLGGLEHEISNSNPFLFSSPQNQYPLISILRGNHQNLSFNADTCHFPNSVAVKEEGKSIGVNSYNQLPNSLGFCSNLWKNNQQNGSIIGEIQSSGLQELYQRLKASTSRCYPDHAPSLFGNTASSSSMILESAPVGAGGELGFWNPSISTWSDLQTANGAYF, encoded by the coding sequence atgATTCAAGAGCTTTTCGCAGGAAATACTACCCTTATAGGAGGAGGAGGGGAAAATATTTCAAAGCAATCCAATACTCCTTCCTCCTCTCCTCTTTCTTCTACTTCTAATTCCTCAACCTTAACCACAAATATTCCTGCAGCAGCAAATGCTAGCTCATCTTCAAACTCAGAAAGCATTAGATGTCCACGTTGTGATTCCCCAAACACTAAGTTTTGTTACTATAACAACTACAACTTAACTCAGCCTCGTCATTTCTGCAAGACTTGTCGCCGTTACTGGACTAAAGGTGGTGCGTTACGTAACGTTCCTATTGGTGGTGGCTGCAGAAAAAACAAGAATACTAACATGTCTACTACCTCCGCGGCAAAATCAAGTGCTGCAAAGTTGAAAGCTTCACTTCCAAGCTTTCTTGGAGGGCTCGAACACGAAATCTCTAATTCgaacccttttcttttttcctcacctcaaaatcaatatcctctTATTTCCATTTTGAGAGGAAATCATCAAAACCTAAGTTTTAATGCTGACACCTGCCACTTCCCAAATTCTGTTGCGGTTAAGGAAGAGGGAAAATCAATTGGTGTGAATTCATATAATCAGCTTCCTAATTCTCTCGGTTTTTGCAGTAATTTGTGGAAAAATAACCAGCAAAATGGTTCTATAATTGGCGAAATTCAAAGCTCAGGACTTCAAGAGCTATATCAAAGACTCAAAGCGTCAACGAGTCGGTGCTATCCTGATCACGCGCCGTCACTTTTTGGAAATACGGCATCATCGTCGTCAATGATTTTGGAGTCAGCTCCGGTGGGTGCTGGAGGAGAATTGGGTTTCTGGAACCCTAGCATTTCCACATGGTCGGATCTGCAGACAGCAAATGGTGCATATTTTTAA